One Sulfurimonas sp. HSL-3221 genomic window, CAGATCGTCGATGAAAGTCTCCAGGTTGACCTCAAAGGGTAAAAAAGGTGCTTTGCTCATTGATATCCTTCCTATCTTTGTTGAAATATTACCTCAAGATGCTGATACGTGATTAAACAATGGCAGTTATAATAGCCGGAAAACTTTGGTTCACCAGGAGAGTAATGATGAAAAAGATTGCATTATCGGTTCTCGTTGCCGCCACCGTCGCGATGGCCGACTGCAGCTACAGCAAGAGCGGCGACGTCAGTGTCAACTGGACGGCATTCAAGACGCCGATGAAAAAAGGGGTGGGCGGCACCTTCCGTTCCATCGTCTACAAAGGCACCGAGAAAGGCGCGTCGCTGACGCAGCTGCTCAAAGGCGCCAAGGTGATGATCCAGACGAACAACGTCGATTCGGGCAATACCGGCCGCGATGCGAAGCTGGTGCAGTTCTTTTTCAACCAGATGGACGGACAGATGCTCGAAGCGCAGATCCTCGATATGGACGAAGAAGCCAAAGTGGTCCTCGTCGAAGTCATCATGAACGGCAAGGGGCTCAACGTGCCGATGGCCTACAGCTATGAGAAGGGCGTCTTCACTGCCGGCGGCGTGATCGACCTCGGCGACTTCAAAGCCCTCGACGCGCTGACCTCGATCAACCGCGCCTGCTATGACCTGCATGCCGGCAAAACCTGGCAGGACGTTAATATCGGCTTCAGTATGAACGTAGAGGAGAGCTGTACGAAATGATCGCCGCCGCCGTCAAGAAAATGATCCGTTTCCTCTTCGTGGGGGCGCTCTCATTCTTTCCGCTGGTGGTGGTGCTCCTCGTTGTCAATTTCCTTAAAAACATCGGGCTCAGCGCCTATTTCCGCCTCAATACCCTGACCGATTCGACCGGCGCGACGGTCCTGCTGATGCTCGGGGTGCTGTCGGCACTGATCCTGCTGGGATGGACCATCGAACGCTACGGCCGCTCCGTTCTGCTCTCGGCGATCGACCGGATGTTCGAGAAGATCCCCGCGGTCAATACGATCTACTCTGTTTCCCGGAAGATCTCCAATATGCTCACCGGCAAGGATGATTCGGGGAAGAAAGAGGTCGTCCTCGTCGAATACCCCAAAGACGGCGTCTGGGTGCCGGCCTATGTCCTCAACCGCCATAACGGCATCTGCGTCCTCTTCGTGCCGACGTCGCCGAACCCCACCAGCGGCTACACGGTCCTGGTCAAGGATGAGCTCACCGTCCCGGTATCGCTGACGCTGGAGGAGGCCTCCTCCTTCATTATCAGTATGGGGGCGGACTTCGTCAAACGCGACGAAGTGACGGACAAGATTCACGGGGCGGGCGTTACGCCTCGTTCCTGAAGCGCGCGTAGGGGAGGGTGCGCAGGTTGGAGTTGTAGTAGCGCCTGTCGTCGGTGACCTCGCGGGTCACCCAGGGTGGCAGGGCGAAGGTTTCGTCTGCGCTTTGCAGTTCGATCTCTGCCAGGTAGAGCCCCTCGTTTTCCCCCTCGAAGATATCGACTTCCCACAGATGCCCCTCGTAGAGGAGCTCGTAGCGTTTTTTTTCGATCAGCGGCGCGGCGCAGAGTTCTTGCAGCATCGCGACGGCATCATCAGCGGGGATCTCGTATTCGAATTCGCTCCGAACGATGCCCGCTCTTTTGCCTTTGAGGGTCAGGAACGCTTTCGCGTTCTTTGTGCGGACCCTGACGGTCACGCCTTCGGCGGGGATGTATCCCTGCGTGATGACAAGGGGGGCGGGCAGCTCGGGAAGCAGCGCGGGGTCAATGAGAAATTTGCGTTCGATTTCGATGGCCATGGGGTATTGTAGCGCAGAAAAAAGAGGAAAGGGCGCCGGGAGCTTCCCGGCAGGAAAGCTGTTAGTGCTTGCGATCGCCGGTGTTGTGATAGAAATACATGCTGTATCCGATCACTGCGACGCTCGGATAAAAGATGCCAAGCAGTTCGATCATTGTTCACTCCTTATTAATAAGGGGCGTATGCTAGCGAAAAAAGTAGCTCTTTTTCCATTCAAAAGAATTGAATAAAAAGAGCAGTTTTTTTCATGATTGTCGGCACCCCGCCGGTCAGGGCGCTTTACGCTTTTGGGGGAACGTTTTGAGGCTCTCGTCGACGACCTCGTTGATGTAGGCCGTCCGCTCTTCGGGGGTGTCGAAGCTCTTGAGACGGTCGGTCGTGGCGGCCCGCCAGAAGATCTTGTTCCCGTCGGGGTTGAGGGCGTCGATGATGATCTGGGCCTCGTCATATTCGTACTCGCGCTGGATCGGCACCGTCATGGACGCCCCGTACCCGTAACCGTAATAGGGGAAGAAGCCGACCATCTGGAAATCGGTCGTGACCTCTCTTCTGGTGGTTACGTCGGTATGGAAGATGAGGATGAAATCCGCCTCATCCTTGGCGACGGCTGTGTAGCCTTTGCGGGTCATACCGGCGGTGATCGCCTCGGCGATGCGGCTCTGTGTGAGGGTCGTCACCCCCTCTTTACGGGGATAGACGACGGCAAAGCGTTCCAGGGGCGTGAAATCGAACTTGGGATCGTAATCGCTTTGAATCTGCAGGCTGGAGCACCCCGAAAGCAGCAATAGCAGTGCGATAGAGAGTATACGGATGAACATGACAGCTCCTTCGAGATCATGGTTGACGTTGTATATGCATATATTGTAGCAGGGCTCCGGTAACAGAATACGGTACACTTACACTCAATGAAACCGATACTCTACACTTCGATCATCCTGCTGCTCATGGCGCTGGGCGGCTGTGCGCCGAAACCCGTTCCCCCTGTTGCCGTTGCCGTTTCGGAGCGTACCATCGACTATACCAAAGAGGTTCGCCCCATTCTAGACCGCCGCTGCGTGGTCTGCCATTCGTGCTACAACGCCCCCTGCCAGCTGAAACTGAGCGCTTTCGAAGGGCTTGAACGCGGAGCGACGAAGATGGCCGTTTACGACGCCGAAAGGCTCGGCGCCGCCCATCCGACCCGCCTCTTCGTCGATGCGGACACTGCCGATCAGTGGCACGACAGGTACGACTTCTACTCGGTGACGGCCAACACCGCTTCGGGCCGTTTCAATGACTCAACACTGGTCAGCCTGCTCGAGGCCAAGCGGCAACTGCCTCATAGCGCCGGGGAGTACCGGCCGGAATCCGACGAA contains:
- a CDS encoding YceI family protein, whose amino-acid sequence is MKKIALSVLVAATVAMADCSYSKSGDVSVNWTAFKTPMKKGVGGTFRSIVYKGTEKGASLTQLLKGAKVMIQTNNVDSGNTGRDAKLVQFFFNQMDGQMLEAQILDMDEEAKVVLVEVIMNGKGLNVPMAYSYEKGVFTAGGVIDLGDFKALDALTSINRACYDLHAGKTWQDVNIGFSMNVEESCTK
- a CDS encoding DUF502 domain-containing protein, yielding MIAAAVKKMIRFLFVGALSFFPLVVVLLVVNFLKNIGLSAYFRLNTLTDSTGATVLLMLGVLSALILLGWTIERYGRSVLLSAIDRMFEKIPAVNTIYSVSRKISNMLTGKDDSGKKEVVLVEYPKDGVWVPAYVLNRHNGICVLFVPTSPNPTSGYTVLVKDELTVPVSLTLEEASSFIISMGADFVKRDEVTDKIHGAGVTPRS
- a CDS encoding CYTH domain-containing protein, whose translation is MAIEIERKFLIDPALLPELPAPLVITQGYIPAEGVTVRVRTKNAKAFLTLKGKRAGIVRSEFEYEIPADDAVAMLQELCAAPLIEKKRYELLYEGHLWEVDIFEGENEGLYLAEIELQSADETFALPPWVTREVTDDRRYYNSNLRTLPYARFRNEA
- a CDS encoding DUF4136 domain-containing protein, with amino-acid sequence MFIRILSIALLLLLSGCSSLQIQSDYDPKFDFTPLERFAVVYPRKEGVTTLTQSRIAEAITAGMTRKGYTAVAKDEADFILIFHTDVTTRREVTTDFQMVGFFPYYGYGYGASMTVPIQREYEYDEAQIIIDALNPDGNKIFWRAATTDRLKSFDTPEERTAYINEVVDESLKTFPQKRKAP